A genomic window from Alkalihalobacillus sp. AL-G includes:
- a CDS encoding AraC family transcriptional regulator: protein MDLQKQMNVALTYIEENLTYDIDIKEAARLAFCSEYHFKRMFSFLAGVTLTEYIRRRRLTLAAFELKDSKVKVIDIAIKYGYNSPDSFARAFQNLHGIKPSEARNNGHSLKAYPQMTFQLSIKGGSEMNYRIEKKEAFRIVGIKKRVPIIFKGVNPEIASMWKRLNDETIDQLKKLSNVEPLGLLQASTNFSEGRMEEKGELDHYIGVATTKDCPNNMTQHEVPASTWTVFEAIGPFPDTLQDVWGRIYSEWFPSSTYEQTEGPEILWNENKDVSSPIFKSEIWIPILKR, encoded by the coding sequence ATGGATTTGCAAAAACAGATGAATGTAGCCTTAACGTATATTGAAGAAAATCTGACGTATGATATCGACATTAAAGAAGCAGCAAGGCTGGCTTTTTGCTCCGAATATCATTTCAAAAGGATGTTTTCCTTCCTTGCAGGTGTCACGCTTACGGAGTATATCCGTCGCAGACGTCTTACTCTTGCAGCTTTCGAGCTTAAAGATAGCAAGGTTAAGGTCATTGACATCGCGATAAAATACGGGTACAACTCACCTGATTCCTTTGCAAGAGCCTTTCAAAATTTGCACGGCATAAAACCGTCAGAAGCTAGAAATAATGGCCATTCACTTAAAGCCTATCCACAAATGACCTTCCAGTTATCTATTAAAGGAGGAAGTGAAATGAATTATCGGATTGAAAAAAAAGAAGCATTTCGTATTGTTGGAATCAAGAAAAGGGTTCCGATTATTTTCAAAGGGGTTAATCCGGAAATTGCTTCTATGTGGAAAAGATTAAACGACGAGACGATTGATCAACTTAAGAAGCTTTCGAATGTTGAGCCTTTAGGACTGCTTCAAGCATCCACGAACTTTTCGGAAGGCCGGATGGAGGAAAAAGGGGAGCTTGATCACTATATTGGCGTAGCAACAACTAAAGATTGTCCAAATAACATGACACAACATGAAGTTCCTGCCTCAACATGGACTGTATTTGAAGCAATCGGACCATTCCCTGATACATTGCAGGATGTATGGGGACGAATATATTCCGAATGGTTTCCATCCTCAACCTACGAACAAACAGAAGGACCAGAAATTTTGTGGAATGAGAATAAGGATGTATCCTCACCAATTTTCAAAAGTGAAATATGGATCCCGAT